Proteins encoded in a region of the Scomber scombrus chromosome 16, fScoSco1.1, whole genome shotgun sequence genome:
- the LOC133996328 gene encoding juxtaposed with another zinc finger protein 1-like — protein MTGIAAASFFSNSCRFGGCGLQFESLAELIVHIEDNHIDTDPRVLEKQEQQQPTYLALSYINRFMTDAARREQETMKKKATPKLSLSITGSVSRNSTATPPRHTSGNLTPPVTPPITPSSSFRSSTPTGSEYDEEEVDYEESDSDESWTTESAISSESILSSMCMNGGEEKPFACPVPGCKKRYKNVNGIKYHAKNGHRTQIRVRKPFKCRCGKSYKTSQGLRHHTINFHPPVSTEILRKIQG, from the exons ATGACGGGCATCGCCGCCGCTTCTTTCTTCTCTAATTCCTGCAGGTTCGGGGGCTGCGGTCTCCAGTTTGAGTCTCTCGCCGAGCTCATCGTCCACATCGAGGACAATCACATCG acACAGATCCCCGGGTCCTGGAGAAGCAGGAGCAACAGCAGCCAACTTACCTGGCCTTAAGCTACATCAACAG GTTCATGACGGATGCGGCGCGCCGGGAACAAGAGACCATGAAGAAGAAGGCCACTCCCAAACTGTCCCTGTCCATCACAGGCAGCGTGTCCCGGAACAGCACGGCCACGCCTCCTCGCCACACCAGCGGTAACCTGACGCCTCCCGTCACACCCCCCAtcaccccttcctcctccttccgcAGCAGCACACCTACAG GCAGTGAGtatgatgaggaggaggtagaCTACGAGGAGTCGGACAGTGATGAATCGTGGACCACAGAAAGCGCCATCAGCTCTGAGTCTATCCTCAGCTCCATGTGCATGAACGGGGGAGAGGAAAAGCCGTTCGCCTGCCCCGTCCCCGGCTGCAAGAAGAGATATAAG AATGTGAACGGTATCAAGTACCACGCCAAGAACGGCCACCGCACACAGATCCGTGTGAGGAAACCCTTCAAGTGTCGCTGCGGCAAGAGCTACAAGACCTCGCAGGGCCTGAGACACCACACCATCAATTTCCACCCACCTGTCTCCACCGAGATCCTGCGAAAGATTCAAGGCTAG